Genomic segment of Halostella limicola:
CGGCGTCGGCGTCGTATCTGACGACGCCCGCCTCCGCCAGTCGCGGCAGGTGGCGGTGGTGGAGCGCCGTCGACACCGTCCGCTCGTGGTCGCGCGGCGGCGCGAGCGATCCCGTCTCCCAGTCCACGATCCGCGAGACGAGGTCGTCGAAGTCGACGGGGGACTCGGCGTCGACGAGGTGATAGAGCGCGAGCCGTCGGCGGCGGCACGACAGGAGCTCGAAAACGACGTCGCGAGAGAGCGCGACGGGCGGTCGGTCGTCCGGTCCCCGGCGCAGCGGCCGGCCGTCGTCCCCGACGAGACGGTCTTCTGTGCTCATCTATCTGATAATTAAACAAAAGCGACTTAACAGTAACGACACGGCGGCGGACGCGCCGGCGTGCGGTCCGCGACTCCGCACCCGAAGACGATAAAGCGGGGGTTTTTCAATGCGGGGAACGACCTTCCGCGTATGCAGGGTAATCTGCCGCCGGAAGCACAGGAGAAACTCGAGGAGCTACAGGACCTTCAGGAGACGGCCCAGCAGGTGGCCGTCCAGAAGAACGAGGCCGAGACGCAGCTGACCGAGGCCCAGAACGCCCTGGACGAACTCGACGACATCGACGAGTCCACGCAGATGTACCGCGAGGTCGGCGAGCTGCTCGTCGCCACCGAGTACGACGAGGCCCAGGACGACCTCGAGGAGAAGGTCGAGAGCCTCGAGATCCGCGTCGAGACGCTCGAGAAGCAGGAGGAGCGCGTCCAGAACCAGTTCGAGGAGCTCCAGCAGGAACTGCAGCAGATGCTCGGCGGTGCGGGCGGCGGCGGCCCGATGGGCGGCCCCGGCGGCGCCGGCGGCGCATAGATGCCGACCGACGACGAGGTCGTACAGACCGCCGCCGAAGCTGCCGAGAACGTCGTCTTCTCGCGATTCGACAACTCGGCGGTCGACGATCTCGACGTGACGGTGACGTTCGAGGACGGCATCCTCGAAGTGGACGTCTACGTGCACGCCCCCGACGGGTCCGCGGACGAGGACCGCGTCGCCGACGACGCCGCGCTCGCCGCGCGCGCCGCGGTCGACGACCTCTTCGACGAGGCCTGACGGGCGGTTTTTTCACTGGGATCGCAAAACGGTAGCGCCGAGCATGCGGTGGCTTCGCCGCCGTTTCACTGGGATCTTCACTGAAGTCGAGTGTCCGCGCAGCGTAAGCGAGCGCGGTTCGCCGCGAACGAAGAAGCGCGTGTGAGCGGGCTTTTTCGCCGAGCGTTTTGCTCCGAGTGGTCGGCGAAGCGCGACCCGAGGAGGAAAAAGGTCGCGTTAGGCGAACAGGAAGATCAGCACGCTGACGCTCATCGCGACGAGCGTCGTCGCCGCGGCGAGGCCGCCGCCCATCGAGACCATCGCGTTGGCGGTGCTCGCGAGCGTCTCCGTGCGGTCGTTGCCGAAGACCGTGACGGCGGCGCGCTCGCTCGCCATCCCGACCTCGACGGGCTCGAGGTCGGCCACGGCGTCCTCGACGAGGTCGTCGATCAGGTCGAGCAGTTTCCCCTCGGCGATCGCCTCGCCGACCTGGTTCGTCGCCTCGACCTGGTTGACGACGTGGGTGTCGGTCGTCAGCACCTCGATGCGGTCGACGCCCTCGACGCCGGCGACGAGGCGCTCGCGGAGCCCCGGCTCCATGTTGTTGCCGTCGATCAGGACGTACGCGGTGCGCTGGCCGTCGACCTCGAAGACGGCGACGCGGACGCCGAGGGGGCCGATGCCGTCTTCCGGTTCCCACTCCGTCGGGTCCCAGGCGATGCCGACGCGGAGCGGGTGGCGGTCGGCGTCGGCGAGCAGGTCGCCGGCGCGGGCCGCCGCCGCCTGCGTGTCGAAGGCTCGCTCGCCGCCCGGCGTGACGTGGCCCAGGTCCTCGCCCTGCAGGCCGTTGTTGCAGTTGTGCGCGTCGGCGAGCAGGACGTCGTCGAAGCCGCCGGAGCGGGCCTCGGCGGCGGCCGCGAGGCCGACCGCGTACGAGACGTCGTCGGCGAACGACGGCGAGTAGGTGACGGACGAGAGGAGGTCGTCGCCGACCGCCTGCGCGAGCAGGGAGGCCTCGCCCTCGTCGACGCGGACGCTCTCGGTGGCGCGGTCGGTGTACTCGACAGCGTCCATCGCGCGGTCGGCGGCGTCGAGGACCGAGTCGACCTCGCGCTCCGTCACGAGGTTGAAGTCGTGGCCGGCGGTGGCGTGCGGCGGGAACGCGAGGCCGTCGGCGTCGCGGGCGACCCGGACCGGCAGGTTGCCGCCGCCGATCTCGCCCATCGGCCCTGGGTGGATCATCGGCAGGACGAACCGCGCCTTCTCCTCGCCGCCGGGGCAGCGGATCGAACAGACCGTGACGGGGACGACCGCCTCCTCGCCGATCTCCTCGAAGAAGTCCTCCAGTTCGCGGGTACCCTCCGCGATGTGGCCGATGAACCCGCCGAGGAAGTCGAGCACGCTCACGCCGAGGCTGCGCTGCCACGGCCGGTCGATGATCCGGACGAAGGCGTACGCGGCCGCGCCGTACACCAGACAGACGGCGGCGAGCACGAGGAAGTCGCCGGGAACGACGACGTTCAGCGCGGCCGGCGCCTCCTCCTGCCGGGAGAGGAAGGCGTCGATGAGCGGGCCGTCGACGGCGAAGTAACGCATCGCGCCGCTGTAGACGAACAGCAGGACGGCCGCGGCGACGGTCTGGACGCTCGCCGGGATGGCGGCGACCGGCGCGGAGTGGCGCGACACCGCCATCACCACGAGCAGACGAAAGGCGAAGATGGCGGCGAGCGCGGCGAGGAAGGCGTCGAACACGAAGTTCTGCCCGAACGCGGTCAGCGCGGCGACAGCGCCGGCACAGACCAGCACCGCGACGACGAACACCTCGCAGATCAGCGCCAGCAGCGACGACCGGTTGGGCGTCAGCTGTCCGCCGAAGTAGCCGTCGACGCCGCTGGTCAGGATGCTCGCGGCGATCGTCGGAACCCCGACGAAGAAGATCCCCTGCCAGACGTCCTCCAGCAGGTAGCGCGTGTCGAAGACGCCGACGCCGGCGACCGCCGCGACGACGAGCGCGAACGCTACGCTCGCGTGCCAGCGCGGGGCCCGAAAGACGTACCGGGAGAGGCTCGCCAGATCGCCCTGCGTCGCGGTCATTACGTAGACGAGAGAGCCGCAGGGAAAGTAAAGCTACGCTTCGGGGTCCGGTTCGGGAGACGTGGGAGAGCCTACGCCTCGCAGATGCGCCGGAAGTTCTCGAAGAGCTCCTCGCCCTCCGCCGTGTGAGCGACCTCCGGGTGCCACTGCACGCCGTAGAGGTCGCGGTCGGTGTCGCTCATCGCCTCGACGTCGCAGACGTCGCTTTTCCCGGTGAGATCGAACCCGTCGGGCAGTTCCTTCACCTCGTCGGCGTGGCTCGCCCAGACGCGCGTCTCGGGCGCCAGCGAGCCGGTGAGCGGGTCGTCCTCGTCGAGCACGTCGACGGTGACGTCGGCGTAGCCGCCGTACTCGCCGCCGCCGACGCGCCCGCCGAGTTCGTCCGCCATGATCTGCATCCCGAGACAGATGCCGAGCACGGGGACGTCGAGGTCCAGGTACTCCCCGCTCCGGCCGATGTCGGCCATGTCCGGGCCGCCCGAGAGGACGATGCCGTCGGCGTCGATCTCCTCCGGCGGCGTGTCGTTGTCGATGAGGTCGGTGTCGACCCCCATGTCGCGGAGCGCGCGCTGTTCCAGGTGCGTGAACTGCCCGTGGTTGTCAACCACGACGATCTTCGTCATTACGGCGCTATAGCCGACCGGCGAATAAAAGGCGTCCGGAGTCGTTCGAGCGCGTCGAACCACCGCTCGCCCGTTTCCGACCCTCGGTACCCGGTGGGATTTATGCCGCGGCCGCGCGTCGGTCGTCGCATGGTAGACGCACTCGACGAGTTCGACCACCCGGCGTGGCACACAGCGATCGGCACCGGCGTCGGCTACGGGATCATCCTGGTGGCGATGACGGCCGTCCTCTTCGGACTGCCGTACGCGCTGTTTCTCGCGCTCGGCTGACCCGGGTCAGACAGACGCCGCCGCTGTCTGGAGCGTTCGAAGCCGGTCGATCGTCTCGTCCACGACGGACGGGTCGTCGGTCCAGAAGCCGTAGAACTCGTTCGGATCGCGCTCCTGCGCCAGCAGGAGGCTCTTCTGCGCGTCGTCGCCGTCGCCGTCGTACGCCACCCACCAGTGGCGGAGGACCTCCTCGTCGTCGCTCTCGTGGACGCGGAGTCCCATGTCCTTGGCCGCCCCGACGCTCTCGGGGTCCCCCTCGCCGTAGACGTGGACGTCGAGGCCCTTCCGGTCGAGGTTCCGGTAGACGTTCGTCTGGAAGTCGATCTTCGAGAGATCCTGAAAGCCGGCGTGGAGTTCGCCCTCGCCGACGTTCCACCCGCGGAACTCCACGATACGCGAGGCGTGGATCATCCGGCGCTTGTCGTAGGACTCGAACCGCGTCTCCGCCATCGCGTCGACGACCGACGGCGGGGCCGTCCGGACGTCCGGCGTCTCGCCCTCCCGCCACCCGTCGACGTAGCGCCGGAGCGCCGCCAGCGAGTCCGCGGCGAGGAACCGCCCGTCGGATTCGAGGACAGCGACGTCGCGCGGTCGGCCGCTCTCCGTGCGGTCGGTCGTCAGGGACACCTCCTGCGAGGAGAAGTACTCGCGGAGCGCGGTCAGGTCCGATCGCTCGCCGGTGAAGTTGCAGATCCGCAGAACCTTCTGGTCGGTTCCGGTCTGATGGACGATGTCGGATAGCGTCATCTAGTATGTAGGAGGGTTTCTGTATGAAAACGGTTTGGCAGGAAGCCGCTATTGCCGGGTGTCCGAGAGGTAGACGCCGGGCGAGCGGTCGGTGGACGCGAACGGCGCTCCGGGGAACGTTCGAACGTCCTTCGGCCGCGAACGAAAACGAAGCGTGAAGAAAACGAGCGAGCTCGAAGCGAGAGCGGTCGCGTTACGCGAACGTCTTCGAGACCGTCTCTTCCTCGGTCTCCGACTGGATCTTGTCGTAGGCGTTCTCGAAGTCGGACTGGCGGATCTCGGTCCGGTCGTCGCGGATGGCGAACATCCCGGCCTCCGTGCAGATGGCCTTGACGTCGGCGCCGCTTGCGTCCTCGGCCATGGCGGCGAGCGCCGCGAAGTCGACGTCGTCGGCGGTGTTCATGTCTCGGGTGTGGATCTGGAAGATGATCTCCCGGCCCTCGTGGTCGGGCTTCGGCACTTCGATGAGGCGGTCGAAGCGGCCGGGGCGGAGGATGGCGCGGTCGAGCATGTCGAAGCGGTTCGTCGCCGCGATGATGCGGATCTCGCCGCGGTCCTCGAAGCCGTCCATCTCCGAGAGCAACTGCATCATGGTACGCTGGACCTCGGCGTCGCCCGAGGTCTTCGACTCCGTCCGCTTGGCCGCGATCGCGTCGATCTCGTCGATGAAGATGACGGCGGGCTCGTGGTCGCGAGCGACCTGGAACAGGTCGCGGACCAGCTTCGCGCCCTCGCCGATGAACTTGTGGACGAGCTCGGAGCCGGCCATCTTGATGAAGGTGGCGTCGGTCTCGTTGGCGACTGCCTTCGCCAGCATCGTCTTCCCCGTGCCGGGCGGGCCGTACAGCAGGACGCCGCTGGGCGGCTCGATGCCGACCTCGTCGAACGCGCCGGGCTTGTTGAGCGGCATCTCGACGGTCTCGCGGACCTCCTGCATCTGCTCTTCGAGGCCGCCGATGTCGGCGTAGGTGACGTCGGGGCTCTCGCTGACCTCCATCACGCGGGCGCGGACGTCGGTCTCGTCGTCGAGGGTCTTCACGATAGAGAGAGAGTTGTTGACCGCGACCCGGCTGTCGGGCTCGATCTCCTCCCGCATCTCCTCGGTGACCTCGGTGACGGCCTCCTGGTTGTTGCCGTGCTGCTTGATGATGACGCCCTCGTCCGTGAGCTCCTGGACGGTGGCGACGAACAGGGGGGACTGCTTGAGCTTCTTGTTCTCGTGGGTGAGCCGCTCTAACTTCTGCTGGTACTTGTTGTTCTCCGCGTTCGCGTCGAGGAGCTTGTCCCGCATCTCCTCGTTCTGTGCTTCGAGAACTTCCAGCCGCTCGCGTAACGCCTCAATTTTCTCCTGTTGCGACGCCTCCTCCTCGTCGTAGGGGAGATCGACGTCTTCCACAGTATCGGTCATCACCACGGCATAAGGGGTTGACTCATAAAAGCCTGCGGGTGGGCGAACCGATCCCGCCGTTGCACCGCGGTATGCGACCGATTCGCCGCCGATGCGCGGTCGTCGTCGCAACGGGTTTTTATTCCCAACAGTAATCAAAACGAAGGAGAAATATTATTAGCCTGTATTCACTATGAGTCTCTACGATGAGTGCATCAGAGTCAGCACGGGCCGAAGCGTCAGAATCCGGAGGTTCCTGGGACGACGTCCGCGACCTCCCGCCAAGCGCGAAGCTCGTCGCGAAGGTACTGGAGTACAACGACACGCTCACGCAGAGCCAACTCGCCGAGGAGACGCTGCTGCCGCCGCGGACGGTCCGCTACGCGCTCACCCGTCTCGAAGAGCAGGACGTCGTCGACTCTCGTTTCTCCTTCTCCGACGCCCGGAAGCGCCTCTACACCCTGAATCTCGACTGAGCGCGTCCGAGGGTTTTTCTCCGATGCCGCGGCCACGCCCGGCGTGGTCGACGTTCCGACTGCGAAGCGCGCCCTCGCGGCGCTCGCTCACGGCGACAGCGCCCGCCATCGGGAGGTGATAGACCGGGCCGACGCTGCCGTCGACGACGTCGAGCGGGCGGCGGCGTTCGCGGACGAGGTCGGCCTCGACCGACTCCGCCGCGCGGCAGACGAAGCCCGCGATCCCGAGACACGCCGACGGGGTCGACGGGCGCTCGCGGCGTTCGAGCGCTACCGCCGCGTCGCCGGAGGGGACCAGTTTCACCGCGGTCGCGGAACCGATTTAAGACGCGATCGCGAAAGGGGGAGTACATGACACGGGTGATACACACGGGCGACACCCACATCGGGTACCAGCAGTACCACTCGCCCGAGCGCCGCCGGGACTTCCTGCGAGCGTTCGAGCAGGTGGTGGCAGACGCCCGCGAGGACGACGTCGACGCCGTCGTCCACGCCGGCGACCTCTTTCACGACCGCCGCCCCGACCTCCGCGACCTGCAGGGCACCGTGGCGGCGCTGCGCTCGCTCCGGGACGCCGGCGTCCCCTTTCTCGCCGTCGTCGGCAACCACGAGGGCAAGCGCGACGGCCAGTGGCTCGACCTCTTCGAGGACCTCGGGCTGGCGACGCGACTGGACGACGAGCCTCAGGTGGTCGGCGACACCGCCTTCTACGGCCTCGACTACGTCCCCGAGTCCCGGCGCGACGACCTCGACTACGACTTCGAACCGCACGACGCGGACCACGCCGCCCTCGTCGCGCACGGCCTGTTCGAACCGTTCGCCTACGCCGACTGGGACACGGAGCGGGTACTCACCGAGGCGACCGTCGACTTCGACGCGATGCTGCTCGGTGACAACCACCATCCTGACAGGGCACAGGTCGCCGACGCCTGGGTGACCTACTGCGGGTCGACCGAGCGCGCCAGCGCCGACGAGCGCGAGGACCGCGGCTACAACATCGTGCGGTTCGAGGACGGCGACGCCGCCATCACGCGCCGCGGCCTCGACGCCACGCGGACGTTCGCGTTCGTCGACATCGAACTCGCCGAGAACGAGGGCGTCGAGCGCGTCCGCGAGCAGGTCCGCCAGCACGACCTGGAGGACGCCGTCGTCCTCGTCACCATCGACGGCGACGGCGAACCGGTCACCCCCGCCGCGGTCGAGGAGTTCGCCACCGAGCACGGCGCGCTCGTCGCCCGCGTGAACGACCGGCGCGAGCGCGAGGCCGAGGAGGTCGAAAGCTCCGTCTCGTTCGCCGACCCTGACGACGCCGTCCGCGAGCGCGTCCGCGAGATGGGCCTCAGCGAGGCAGGCAGAGACGTCGACGAGACGGTCCGGGCCAGCAAGGTCGCCGATTCGAACGTCCGCGAGGAGGTCTCCCGGCGCGTCCGGGACCTGATCGGCGACGACCCGGGCGCGTTCGACGCCGCCCCGGACGACACCGAACCGGCGCCGGACGACGGCGGACCGGACGAGACGGTTGACGATGCGACCGACGACGGCCCCGCGAACGTGGCCGAGACCGCCGGTACCGACGCCGCCGAGACAGACGGCGGACCGGACGCTCAGGACGGCCAAACGGCCGCCGAATCCGCCGGCGACGAAACGACTGCCGAGGACGACGGTGACGAACCGAGCGCCGAGTCCGACGGCGACGGTCAGGCGTCCATGGAGGAGTACCTGTGAAGTTCGAACGGGTCCGCCTGCGGAACTTCAAGTGCTACGCCGACGCCGACGTCACCCTCGACAGCGGCGTCACCGTCATCCACGGCGTCAACGGGAGCGGCAAGTCGTCGCTGCTCGAGGCCTGCTTCTTCGCGCTGTACGGCTCGAAGGCGCTCGACGACCGCAATCTGGCGGACGTGATCACCAACGGCGAGGAGGACGCCGAGGTCGAACTCGACTTCACCCACGACGGCGGGACGTACAGCATCGAGCGTCGAGTCCGGATCAGCGGCGACCGCGCTCAGACCGCGAAGTGCGTCCTCGAAACCCCCACCGAGACCGTCGAGGGGGCCCGCGCCGTCCGGCGCGAGGTCGCCTCCCTCCTGCGGATGGACGCGGACGCCTTCGTCAACTGCGCGTACGTCCGGCAGGGGGAGGTGAACAAGCTCATCCACGCCTCGCCGAGCGACCGTCAAGACATGATCGACGACCTCCTCCAACTCGGGAAACTGGAGGAGTACCGCGAGCGCGCGAACGAGGCCCGCCTCGGCATCGACGACGTGCTCTCGGAGCTCCGGGGGGAGCTCTCAGGCGTCGAGGAGCGGATCGAGTCCAAGGAGGCGAAGGACCTCCCGGCGCGCCTGAACGAGCTCGAAACCCAGCGCAAGGACCTCGTCGGCGACATCGAGCGCTTCGAGGACCAGAAGGCGCAGGCGGAGGACTCGCTCGACGAGGCCGTCGAGATACTGGCGGAACACGAGCAGAAGCGCGAGGAACTGGCCGAGGTAGAGAGCGACGTCAAGGACCTGCGCGAGACCGTCGCCGAGACCGAACGCGAGCGCGAGCGCCTCAAGGAGCGCCTCAAGGAGCGCCGCGAACGCCGCGAGGAGGCCCGCGAGGAGCGCGAGGAACTCCTGGCCGAGAGCGACCTCGACGAGGCCGACCCCGACGAGATCGAGGCGATGCTCGACGAACTGGACGAGGACGACGAATCGCTGCGCGACGAGCTCGAATCGATCCGCGTGGCGATCAACGAGCGCGAGAGCGAGGCCGAGACCCTCCGCGAGCGCGCCGATGAACTCGAATCGGAGGCCGCGGAGAAACGCGAGACGGCCTCCGACCTCGGCGACGAGATCGACGAGGCCGAAGACAAAGTCGGCGAGCGGCGCGAGAAGGTCGACGACCTCGACGACGAGATCGCCGAGAATCGGGCCGCCTTCGAGGACGCGCCGGTCGACTTCGGCGAGGCGGACGCCCACCTCGTGGACCTGCAGGCGGAGCGCGACGACCTGCGCGCCGAGAGACAGGAGGTCACTGCGACGCTCGACGCGAAGCGCGAGCAGCTAGAGGAGGCCGAAGCCCTGCTCGCCGAGGGGAAGTGCCCCGAATGCGGCCAGCCCGTAGAGGACTCCCCCCACGTCGAGTCGATCGACGACCTGCGCGACGAGGTCGCGGACTTGGAAGACGACCGCGACGACCTCCGCGACGACCTCGACGCGCTCGCCGACGAGGTCGAGGCCGCGGAGGCGCTCGTCGAGGCGGAGCAGGCGGTCGAGCGCCTCCGCGAGAACCGGTCGAACCTCGAACAACTGCTCTCGGAGAAGGAGGCGGCCGTCGAGGAGAAACGCGAGCGCCGCGACGACCTACTGGAACGCGCCGAGGAACTGGAGGCAGAGGCCGAAGAGAAGCGCGAGCGAGCAGAGGAACGAGCTGACGCCGCGGACGAGAAGCGCCAAGAGATCGCCGAGATAAACAAGCAGCGCGGCGAGATCCGCGAGCGCCGGGACCGCCTGGAGTCGATTCGCGAACTGACCGAGACGATCGAGGACGCCTCCGACGATGTCGAGGACCTCCGCGAGAAACGCGAGAGCAAGACGGAGCTCAACGACGAGCGCCGCGAGCGGCTGGCCGAGAAGCGCAAGCGCAAGGCGGAACTGGAGGAGGCGGTCGACGAGGACCGCGTCGAGGAGGCCCGCGAGGAGAAGGAGCGGGCGACGGACTACATCGAGAACGTCGAGGAGCGACTCACCGAACTCCGGGAGGAGCGCGACGACCTGCAGGACGCCATCGGCGGCGTGAAGACGGAGCTGAACAACCTCGACGAGCTCCGGGAGAAGCGCGAGTCGCTGGAGGAACGCCGCGAGCGTCTCGCCGGGCTGTACGACGAGACCGAGCGCCTGCAGGAGATGTACGGTGATCTGCGGGCGGAACTGCGCCAGCGCAACGTCGAGACCCTGGAGCGGATGGTCAACGAGACGTTCGACCTCGTCTACCAGAACGACTCCTACGCGAAGATCGAGCTCGACGGCGAGTACGAGCTCACGGTCTACCAGAAGGACGGCGAGGCGCTCGACCCCGAGCAGCTGTCGGGCGGGGAGCGCGCCCTGTTCAACCTCAGCCTGCGCTGTGCGATCTACCGCCTGCTGTCGGAGGGGATCGAGGGCACCGCGCCGATGCCGCCGCTCATCCTCGACGAGCCGACGGTGTTTCTCGACGCCGGGCACGTCTCGCGGTTGGTCGACCTCGTCGAGTCGATGCGCGACCTCGGCGTCGAGCAGATCGTGGTCGTCAGCCACGACGACGAGCTCGTTGGTGCGGCGGACGACGTGGTGCGCGTGGAGAAGGACGCGACGAGCAACCGGTCCTCGGTGGTCCGCGAGCGCCCCCAGATAGCGGCGCTCGAATAGGCCGCCTCGGGGGCGACGCGGCGCGCTTCTCAGTCTCGCAGGACGGAAAGCGCCGCGACCGTCTCTTCCGTCGCCGCGTAGCCGCGCTCGCCCGCGACGCGCGCTTCCTCGATGAGCGCCGCGGCGCGGAACTCCGCGAGGAGGCCGTGGAGGTCGCTCTCGCAGAGGTCGTAGGCGTCGAGCAGCGTCCGGACGCCGACCGGACCCCGGTCCGCGATCTCGGCGAGCAGGCCGAGCGAGCGGTCGTCGTGGGCGACGGTGACGACGCGACGGACGTTCGGGGGAACGCCGCGC
This window contains:
- a CDS encoding DUF7344 domain-containing protein, producing MSTEDRLVGDDGRPLRRGPDDRPPVALSRDVVFELLSCRRRRLALYHLVDAESPVDFDDLVSRIVDWETGSLAPPRDHERTVSTALHHRHLPRLAEAGVVRYDADAGEIHYRPSPRLEESLADQRDDDLP
- a CDS encoding prefoldin subunit beta, whose amino-acid sequence is MQGNLPPEAQEKLEELQDLQETAQQVAVQKNEAETQLTEAQNALDELDDIDESTQMYREVGELLVATEYDEAQDDLEEKVESLEIRVETLEKQEERVQNQFEELQQELQQMLGGAGGGGPMGGPGGAGGA
- a CDS encoding DUF3194 domain-containing protein, which translates into the protein MPTDDEVVQTAAEAAENVVFSRFDNSAVDDLDVTVTFEDGILEVDVYVHAPDGSADEDRVADDAALAARAAVDDLFDEA
- a CDS encoding DUF2070 family protein; amino-acid sequence: MTATQGDLASLSRYVFRAPRWHASVAFALVVAAVAGVGVFDTRYLLEDVWQGIFFVGVPTIAASILTSGVDGYFGGQLTPNRSSLLALICEVFVVAVLVCAGAVAALTAFGQNFVFDAFLAALAAIFAFRLLVVMAVSRHSAPVAAIPASVQTVAAAVLLFVYSGAMRYFAVDGPLIDAFLSRQEEAPAALNVVVPGDFLVLAAVCLVYGAAAYAFVRIIDRPWQRSLGVSVLDFLGGFIGHIAEGTRELEDFFEEIGEEAVVPVTVCSIRCPGGEEKARFVLPMIHPGPMGEIGGGNLPVRVARDADGLAFPPHATAGHDFNLVTEREVDSVLDAADRAMDAVEYTDRATESVRVDEGEASLLAQAVGDDLLSSVTYSPSFADDVSYAVGLAAAAEARSGGFDDVLLADAHNCNNGLQGEDLGHVTPGGERAFDTQAAAARAGDLLADADRHPLRVGIAWDPTEWEPEDGIGPLGVRVAVFEVDGQRTAYVLIDGNNMEPGLRERLVAGVEGVDRIEVLTTDTHVVNQVEATNQVGEAIAEGKLLDLIDDLVEDAVADLEPVEVGMASERAAVTVFGNDRTETLASTANAMVSMGGGLAAATTLVAMSVSVLIFLFA
- a CDS encoding GMP synthase subunit A; the protein is MTKIVVVDNHGQFTHLEQRALRDMGVDTDLIDNDTPPEEIDADGIVLSGGPDMADIGRSGEYLDLDVPVLGICLGMQIMADELGGRVGGGEYGGYADVTVDVLDEDDPLTGSLAPETRVWASHADEVKELPDGFDLTGKSDVCDVEAMSDTDRDLYGVQWHPEVAHTAEGEELFENFRRICEA
- the pan1 gene encoding proteasome-activating nucleotidase Pan1; its protein translation is MTDTVEDVDLPYDEEEASQQEKIEALRERLEVLEAQNEEMRDKLLDANAENNKYQQKLERLTHENKKLKQSPLFVATVQELTDEGVIIKQHGNNQEAVTEVTEEMREEIEPDSRVAVNNSLSIVKTLDDETDVRARVMEVSESPDVTYADIGGLEEQMQEVRETVEMPLNKPGAFDEVGIEPPSGVLLYGPPGTGKTMLAKAVANETDATFIKMAGSELVHKFIGEGAKLVRDLFQVARDHEPAVIFIDEIDAIAAKRTESKTSGDAEVQRTMMQLLSEMDGFEDRGEIRIIAATNRFDMLDRAILRPGRFDRLIEVPKPDHEGREIIFQIHTRDMNTADDVDFAALAAMAEDASGADVKAICTEAGMFAIRDDRTEIRQSDFENAYDKIQSETEEETVSKTFA
- a CDS encoding MarR family transcriptional regulator, whose amino-acid sequence is MSASESARAEASESGGSWDDVRDLPPSAKLVAKVLEYNDTLTQSQLAEETLLPPRTVRYALTRLEEQDVVDSRFSFSDARKRLYTLNLD
- the mre11 gene encoding DNA double-strand break repair protein Mre11; this encodes MTRVIHTGDTHIGYQQYHSPERRRDFLRAFEQVVADAREDDVDAVVHAGDLFHDRRPDLRDLQGTVAALRSLRDAGVPFLAVVGNHEGKRDGQWLDLFEDLGLATRLDDEPQVVGDTAFYGLDYVPESRRDDLDYDFEPHDADHAALVAHGLFEPFAYADWDTERVLTEATVDFDAMLLGDNHHPDRAQVADAWVTYCGSTERASADEREDRGYNIVRFEDGDAAITRRGLDATRTFAFVDIELAENEGVERVREQVRQHDLEDAVVLVTIDGDGEPVTPAAVEEFATEHGALVARVNDRREREAEEVESSVSFADPDDAVRERVREMGLSEAGRDVDETVRASKVADSNVREEVSRRVRDLIGDDPGAFDAAPDDTEPAPDDGGPDETVDDATDDGPANVAETAGTDAAETDGGPDAQDGQTAAESAGDETTAEDDGDEPSAESDGDGQASMEEYL
- the rad50 gene encoding DNA double-strand break repair ATPase Rad50; amino-acid sequence: MKFERVRLRNFKCYADADVTLDSGVTVIHGVNGSGKSSLLEACFFALYGSKALDDRNLADVITNGEEDAEVELDFTHDGGTYSIERRVRISGDRAQTAKCVLETPTETVEGARAVRREVASLLRMDADAFVNCAYVRQGEVNKLIHASPSDRQDMIDDLLQLGKLEEYRERANEARLGIDDVLSELRGELSGVEERIESKEAKDLPARLNELETQRKDLVGDIERFEDQKAQAEDSLDEAVEILAEHEQKREELAEVESDVKDLRETVAETERERERLKERLKERRERREEAREEREELLAESDLDEADPDEIEAMLDELDEDDESLRDELESIRVAINERESEAETLRERADELESEAAEKRETASDLGDEIDEAEDKVGERREKVDDLDDEIAENRAAFEDAPVDFGEADAHLVDLQAERDDLRAERQEVTATLDAKREQLEEAEALLAEGKCPECGQPVEDSPHVESIDDLRDEVADLEDDRDDLRDDLDALADEVEAAEALVEAEQAVERLRENRSNLEQLLSEKEAAVEEKRERRDDLLERAEELEAEAEEKRERAEERADAADEKRQEIAEINKQRGEIRERRDRLESIRELTETIEDASDDVEDLREKRESKTELNDERRERLAEKRKRKAELEEAVDEDRVEEAREEKERATDYIENVEERLTELREERDDLQDAIGGVKTELNNLDELREKRESLEERRERLAGLYDETERLQEMYGDLRAELRQRNVETLERMVNETFDLVYQNDSYAKIELDGEYELTVYQKDGEALDPEQLSGGERALFNLSLRCAIYRLLSEGIEGTAPMPPLILDEPTVFLDAGHVSRLVDLVESMRDLGVEQIVVVSHDDELVGAADDVVRVEKDATSNRSSVVRERPQIAALE
- a CDS encoding DUF7346 family protein, producing MRTVRDDEGNRYLLLKRSAESSRVRDPETGEERHVENDALSPVEGESPLETAARGVPPNVRRVVTVAHDDRSLGLLAEIADRGPVGVRTLLDAYDLCESDLHGLLAEFRAAALIEEARVAGERGYAATEETVAALSVLRD